The following are from one region of the Geoalkalibacter subterraneus genome:
- a CDS encoding TIGR00282 family metallophosphoesterase — translation MKILFVGDIVGRPGRQALKRRLDHLVDRHQVDLVVANGENSAGGFGLTAEIARELFALGVHVLTSGNHIWDKKEAFDLLERESRVLRPANYPPGLAGYGSGVFFVPDGTPVAVVNLEGRVFMNNLDCPFRAADRLLEGLRDRAKVILVDFHAEASSEKIAFGHYLAGRVSAVVGTHTHVQTADERILGGGTAFITDVGMTGSLDSVIGIQKEIAVEKFLKQVPMRFEVAKKHPVLCAVLLDVDADNGCARSIERIFQEVS, via the coding sequence TTGAAAATTCTGTTTGTCGGAGATATTGTCGGGCGTCCGGGTCGCCAGGCTCTCAAGCGCCGGCTTGATCACCTGGTTGACCGTCACCAGGTGGATCTGGTGGTGGCCAATGGTGAGAATTCCGCCGGCGGCTTCGGCCTGACCGCTGAGATCGCCCGTGAACTGTTTGCCCTTGGCGTTCATGTACTGACCTCAGGCAATCATATCTGGGACAAAAAAGAGGCCTTCGATCTGCTGGAGCGCGAGTCTCGGGTGCTGCGCCCTGCCAATTATCCGCCGGGGCTTGCGGGCTATGGGAGCGGTGTGTTTTTTGTGCCCGATGGCACGCCGGTCGCTGTGGTCAATCTTGAGGGCCGGGTCTTTATGAACAACCTGGATTGTCCTTTTCGCGCGGCCGACCGGCTGTTGGAAGGTTTGCGCGATCGGGCCAAGGTCATTCTGGTGGATTTTCATGCCGAGGCCTCCAGCGAGAAGATCGCCTTTGGGCATTATCTCGCCGGCCGTGTGTCCGCTGTGGTCGGAACGCATACCCATGTTCAGACCGCTGATGAGCGGATTCTCGGTGGCGGCACGGCCTTTATTACCGACGTGGGGATGACGGGGAGTCTCGACTCGGTGATCGGCATCCAGAAAGAGATTGCTGTTGAAAAATTCCTCAAGCAGGTGCCCATGCGCTTTGAGGTTGCCAAGAAGCATCCCGTCCTTTGTGCCGTTCTGCTTGATGTCGATGCAGATAACGGATGTGCGCGTTCCATTGAGCGCATTTTTCAAGAAGTATCCTGA
- the tyrS gene encoding tyrosine--tRNA ligase, giving the protein MLSVKQQMDVIRRGAVEILVESELEEKLREAIEVGRPLRIKAGFDPTAPDLHIGHTVLIQKLKQFQDLGHQICFLIGDFTAMIGDPTGKNETRKALTREQVLDNARTYQEQVFKILDPEKTRLVFNSEWMGKMTAADLIQLAARHTVARMLERDDFHKRFQGQQPIAIHEFLYPLVQGWDSVALEADVELGGTDQKFNLLVGRELQKQVGQRPQSILTMPLLEGLDGVNKMSKSLGNYIGITESPRDIYGKAMSISDELMVRYYELLSDVGLDALEKVRAGVAGKPDGAHPMESKKALAMELVARFHGQQAAEQAAEDFVRQFKKKEIPEEMPTLQVEASQPVWICRLLSDAGLVSSNGEGRRLVRQGGVRIDGEKIDNPDLEVPAEGEIVLQAGKRKFARIVFSV; this is encoded by the coding sequence ATGTTATCAGTCAAACAGCAAATGGATGTGATCCGCCGTGGCGCGGTAGAGATCCTGGTGGAGTCAGAACTTGAGGAAAAGCTCCGGGAGGCGATCGAGGTCGGTCGCCCTTTGCGCATCAAAGCGGGTTTTGATCCCACCGCCCCTGATCTGCATATCGGCCATACGGTTTTGATCCAGAAGCTCAAGCAGTTTCAGGATCTTGGGCATCAGATCTGTTTTCTGATCGGTGATTTCACCGCCATGATCGGCGACCCCACGGGAAAGAATGAAACCCGCAAGGCGCTGACCCGCGAGCAGGTTCTGGACAACGCTCGCACCTATCAGGAGCAGGTATTCAAGATTCTTGACCCGGAAAAAACCCGGCTTGTTTTCAACAGTGAGTGGATGGGCAAGATGACCGCCGCGGATCTGATTCAGCTGGCCGCGCGGCATACTGTCGCGCGCATGCTGGAGCGGGATGATTTCCACAAGCGGTTTCAGGGGCAGCAGCCGATCGCTATCCATGAGTTCCTCTATCCCCTGGTGCAGGGGTGGGATTCTGTTGCCCTCGAGGCGGATGTCGAACTGGGAGGGACTGATCAGAAATTCAACCTTCTGGTCGGGCGCGAGTTGCAGAAACAGGTGGGGCAGCGTCCGCAGAGCATCCTGACCATGCCGCTGCTGGAAGGTCTCGACGGGGTCAACAAGATGAGCAAGAGCCTCGGCAACTACATCGGCATCACCGAGTCTCCCCGTGATATTTACGGCAAGGCCATGAGTATCTCCGACGAATTGATGGTTCGCTACTATGAGCTGCTCTCCGATGTCGGTCTTGATGCCCTGGAAAAAGTCCGGGCCGGCGTGGCGGGTAAGCCGGACGGTGCCCATCCCATGGAGAGCAAAAAAGCGCTGGCCATGGAACTGGTGGCCCGCTTCCATGGCCAGCAGGCTGCCGAGCAGGCTGCGGAGGATTTCGTTCGTCAGTTCAAAAAGAAGGAAATTCCTGAAGAGATGCCGACCCTTCAAGTCGAAGCCTCTCAGCCGGTCTGGATCTGCCGGCTGCTCTCCGATGCCGGGCTGGTTTCCTCCAACGGCGAAGGGCGCCGCCTGGTGCGTCAGGGGGGGGTTAGAATTGATGGTGAAAAAATCGACAATCCCGACCTCGAAGTCCCTGCGGAAGGTGAAATTGTTCTGCAGGCGGGAAAAAGGAAGTTCGCACGCATTGTTTTCTCCGTCTGA